The DNA window AATTTGCGCTACAGTGGAGAGCTGGATACCGAAGATGAAGAGGCGCGGCGCTTCGCTGTGCACTCACAGGATCTACTCAAGAGCTTTAAACAGGTATCCCGGAAAAACTTGCTGGATGGCATGGATGTTGTGGTAGGCCTGAGTCCACGACAGCCGTGGAGCGATGGTCACGACCTGCCCCTAGATAAGTTGTGGGTGACGCTGAAAAGTGCCCTGGAGCGGAAGCAACGAGTGGCACTGCTCTTTGGAAACGAAGCCCACGGCCTGGATAACGCTACTCTGGCCCATTGTCGCTACCGTCTGGCACTGCCTACTGTTGCTAGATATCGTAGTATGAATTTGGCCCAAGCAGTGTTGGTGGTGCTGTGGGAGTTGCATCGTCAGTCCGGCACTGCGCAAGGGGTGGAGACAAGTCAGCCCTCGTTGGCAGGTGGAGCTCAGCGTGAGCAGATGCTTTTAAAGCTCCGTCACTTGCTGGAAACCACTGGCTACCTTGATCACCAGAACCCGGAAGAGATCTGGCAGGAGATGGCCTTGATTTTTCGCAGTCGGGACTGGAGTCAGCGGGAAATGACGCTGCTAACCGGCATGGTCAACAAGGTGCTGAAGCAGCACCTGGCTTGCTGTAAGGAAATGCAACAGGTTCCGCGGCAATAGTACTGCGAGAGCTACAGGTGGATGCGCTAACGCTTATCCACCCTACCGTAG is part of the Desulfurispira natronophila genome and encodes:
- a CDS encoding RNA methyltransferase codes for the protein MNTAADSWKNECWVVLDRIEGPVNLGFISRAMANTGFANLRYSGELDTEDEEARRFAVHSQDLLKSFKQVSRKNLLDGMDVVVGLSPRQPWSDGHDLPLDKLWVTLKSALERKQRVALLFGNEAHGLDNATLAHCRYRLALPTVARYRSMNLAQAVLVVLWELHRQSGTAQGVETSQPSLAGGAQREQMLLKLRHLLETTGYLDHQNPEEIWQEMALIFRSRDWSQREMTLLTGMVNKVLKQHLACCKEMQQVPRQ